In a genomic window of [Empedobacter] haloabium:
- a CDS encoding SCP2 sterol-binding domain-containing protein, with amino-acid sequence MPAAATINHLLAQEDWARAELKQYAGKVARIDASPAELRLMVAADGMVQAASSDVVPAVTIRLKLSDLPLIAQNRERAFSYVQIEGDAEFANAISRLSQSLRWEAEHDLEKLVGPIAAVRLVSGAKSALASLQTGQRKLTENVAEYFLEEQPLLVRPAVTEEFAAGVTRLRDDVERAIKRLEKLEQKFAQRHPAQAPAGTTPDTETR; translated from the coding sequence ATGCCGGCCGCGGCCACGATCAACCACCTGCTGGCGCAGGAGGACTGGGCGCGCGCCGAACTGAAACAGTATGCGGGCAAGGTCGCGCGCATCGACGCGTCGCCGGCCGAGCTGCGCCTGATGGTCGCCGCCGACGGCATGGTGCAGGCCGCCTCGAGCGATGTCGTACCGGCCGTGACGATCCGGCTGAAACTCTCCGACTTGCCGCTGATCGCGCAGAACCGCGAGCGGGCGTTTTCCTACGTGCAGATCGAAGGCGACGCGGAGTTCGCCAATGCGATCTCGCGCCTGTCGCAGTCGCTGCGCTGGGAAGCCGAGCACGACCTGGAAAAGCTGGTCGGGCCGATCGCCGCCGTGCGGCTGGTGTCCGGCGCGAAGTCGGCGCTGGCGTCGCTGCAGACGGGCCAGCGCAAGCTGACGGAAAACGTCGCCGAGTATTTCCTGGAGGAGCAGCCGCTGCTGGTACGGCCCGCCGTGACCGAGGAGTTCGCAGCGGGCGTCACGCGCTTGCGTGACGATGTCGAGCGCGCCATCAAGCGGCTGGAGAAGCTGGAACAGAAATTCGCGCAACGGCACCCTGCGCAAGCGCCTGCCGGCACCACCCCCGACACGGAAACTCGATGA
- a CDS encoding Tim44-like domain-containing protein, with protein MKLKKFLIGATIALSAMSMMAELAARPMGGGRSIGRQSQSVKQMAPRPAPAATPQQGVNRPAAAPAPTPGMTPPRPSPWKGILGGALLGLGLGALLSHLGIGGALASAIGTILTFALIAGAIFLIWRMFRNRAQGGRPAMAGYSGTGASSGFGGAGLGNNKSFDTPVSRGVATPEIGSGLQPSSYQPVSSGIDLNKPAPAHTPWGVPADFDKESFLRHAKGNFIRLQAAWDKGDVADIREFTTPEVFAELKMQIAERGGKADYTDVVHIDAELLGIENNGTDYLASVEFRGQIKPAPDALAEPFHEVWNLVKPVQGNAGWLLGGIQQVA; from the coding sequence ATGAAACTGAAAAAATTCCTGATCGGCGCGACGATCGCACTGTCGGCCATGTCGATGATGGCCGAGCTCGCTGCCCGGCCGATGGGCGGCGGCCGTTCCATCGGACGCCAGTCGCAAAGCGTCAAGCAGATGGCGCCACGGCCGGCACCGGCCGCCACGCCGCAGCAGGGCGTCAACCGTCCGGCCGCCGCGCCGGCGCCGACGCCGGGCATGACGCCGCCGCGGCCGAGCCCATGGAAGGGCATCCTGGGCGGCGCCCTGCTGGGCCTCGGCCTGGGCGCGCTGCTGTCGCATCTCGGTATCGGCGGCGCGCTGGCCAGTGCCATCGGCACGATCCTGACGTTCGCGCTGATCGCTGGTGCCATCTTCCTGATCTGGCGCATGTTCCGCAATCGTGCCCAGGGCGGTCGTCCCGCCATGGCCGGCTACAGCGGCACGGGCGCCAGCAGCGGCTTCGGTGGTGCCGGCCTCGGCAACAACAAGAGCTTCGATACGCCGGTCAGCCGGGGAGTCGCCACGCCGGAAATCGGTTCCGGCCTGCAGCCGTCGTCGTACCAGCCGGTCTCGTCCGGTATCGACCTGAACAAGCCGGCCCCGGCCCATACCCCATGGGGCGTGCCGGCCGACTTCGACAAGGAAAGCTTCCTGCGCCACGCCAAAGGCAATTTCATCCGCCTGCAGGCGGCCTGGGACAAGGGTGACGTGGCCGATATCCGCGAGTTCACCACGCCGGAAGTGTTTGCCGAGCTGAAGATGCAGATCGCGGAGCGCGGCGGCAAGGCCGACTACACGGACGTCGTGCACATCGACGCCGAGCTGCTGGGCATCGAGAACAACGGTACCGACTACCTGGCCAGCGTGGAATTCCGTGGCCAGATCAAGCCGGCACCGGACGCGCTGGCCGAGCCTTTCCACGAAGTGTGGAACCTGGTCAAGCCGGTGCAAGGCAATGCGGGCTGGCTGCTGGGCGGTATCCAGCAGGTCGCCTGA
- the ubiE gene encoding bifunctional demethylmenaquinone methyltransferase/2-methoxy-6-polyprenyl-1,4-benzoquinol methylase UbiE, whose amino-acid sequence MTNTTHFGYKTVNEDEKVKEVAKVFHSVAAKYDVMNDLMSGGLHRLWKTFTIANAGVRPGFKVLDIAGGTGDLAKAFAKQAGPTGEVWLTDINESMLRVGRDRLLNRGLVTPTLLCDAEKLPFPDNYFDRVSVAFGLRNMTHKDVALSEMRRVLKPGGKLLVLEFSKVMEPLQKPYDLYSFSVLPWLGQKIAGDADSYRYLAESIRMHPDQETLKTMMQAAGLERVQYYNLTAGVAALHTGIKL is encoded by the coding sequence ATGACCAACACCACCCATTTCGGTTACAAGACCGTCAACGAAGACGAGAAAGTCAAGGAAGTCGCCAAGGTCTTCCATTCCGTCGCCGCCAAGTACGATGTGATGAACGACCTGATGTCGGGCGGCCTGCACCGCCTGTGGAAGACGTTCACCATCGCCAACGCGGGCGTGCGGCCGGGCTTCAAGGTGCTGGACATCGCGGGCGGCACGGGCGACCTGGCCAAGGCGTTCGCCAAGCAGGCTGGCCCGACCGGCGAGGTGTGGCTGACCGACATCAACGAATCGATGTTGCGCGTGGGCCGCGATCGGCTCTTGAACCGTGGCCTCGTTACCCCCACATTGTTGTGCGACGCGGAAAAGCTGCCGTTCCCGGACAATTATTTCGACCGCGTCAGCGTCGCGTTCGGCCTGCGCAACATGACGCACAAGGACGTGGCACTCTCCGAAATGCGGCGCGTCCTGAAGCCGGGCGGCAAACTGCTGGTGCTGGAGTTCTCGAAAGTGATGGAGCCCCTGCAAAAGCCGTATGATCTGTATTCGTTCTCCGTGTTGCCGTGGCTGGGGCAGAAGATCGCCGGCGACGCGGACAGCTACCGCTACCTGGCCGAGTCGATCCGCATGCATCCCGATCAGGAAACCCTGAAGACGATGATGCAGGCGGCGGGCCTGGAGCGGGTCCAGTATTACAACCTGACGGCAGGTGTGGCCGCTTTACACACTGGCATCAAACTGTAA
- a CDS encoding LLM class flavin-dependent oxidoreductase — protein MTTRQMSLCAFLLRHGHHVAAWRHPDTDLVAPPFAVYRELVEKAERAALDAVFFADSVALTGAPSLEPITLLSALAAVTERIGLIATATTTYNEPYHVARLFASLDSISNGRAGWNLVTSDNAAEAANFGRDRHVEHGQRYVRAREFHQVVDGLWRSWEEGAFVNDKAAGKLLDPGRVRQLDHQGEHFRVAGPLNVPPSPQGRPLVVQAGSSEPGRALAAATADVVFTAQPSLAAAQAFYRDMKERVVQQGRTAHSLRITPGIFAVVGKTEGEARDKFATLQGLIEPQAGLALLGRMIGNFDLSGYPLDGPLPALPETADGQRSRQQLLTQLAQGENLTIRQLYERIAGGRGHLTVVGTAAQVADQMQLWFENEAADGFNLMPPTLPGGLDDLLELVVPELQRRGLFRTAYDSSTLRGHLKL, from the coding sequence ATGACAACCCGCCAGATGAGCCTGTGCGCCTTCCTGCTGCGCCACGGCCACCATGTCGCTGCATGGCGCCATCCGGACACGGACCTGGTGGCGCCGCCGTTCGCCGTCTATCGCGAGCTGGTGGAAAAGGCCGAACGCGCGGCGCTGGACGCCGTGTTCTTTGCCGACAGCGTGGCGCTGACCGGCGCGCCGTCGCTCGAGCCCATCACGCTGTTGTCGGCGCTCGCCGCCGTGACGGAGCGTATCGGGCTGATCGCCACCGCGACGACGACCTACAACGAGCCGTATCACGTGGCGCGGCTGTTCGCCTCGCTGGACAGCATCTCGAATGGCCGCGCGGGCTGGAACCTGGTCACTTCGGACAATGCGGCGGAGGCGGCCAACTTCGGGCGCGACCGGCACGTCGAGCACGGCCAGCGCTATGTTCGCGCGCGCGAGTTTCACCAAGTGGTCGATGGTCTATGGCGCAGCTGGGAGGAGGGCGCCTTCGTCAACGACAAGGCGGCCGGCAAGCTGCTCGATCCGGGCCGTGTGCGCCAGCTCGATCACCAGGGCGAGCACTTCCGCGTGGCCGGGCCGCTGAACGTGCCGCCCAGCCCGCAGGGCCGGCCGCTGGTCGTGCAGGCCGGCAGTTCCGAACCGGGGCGCGCGCTTGCCGCGGCCACGGCGGACGTCGTGTTCACGGCGCAGCCGTCGCTGGCGGCCGCGCAGGCGTTCTACCGCGACATGAAGGAAAGGGTGGTCCAGCAGGGCCGCACGGCACACAGCCTGCGCATCACGCCGGGCATCTTCGCGGTGGTCGGCAAAACGGAAGGGGAAGCCCGGGACAAGTTCGCCACCTTGCAGGGCCTGATCGAACCGCAGGCCGGGCTGGCGCTGCTGGGCCGGATGATCGGCAATTTCGATCTGTCGGGCTATCCGCTCGACGGCCCGCTGCCGGCACTGCCGGAAACGGCGGACGGCCAGCGCAGCCGGCAGCAATTGCTGACCCAACTTGCACAAGGGGAAAACCTGACGATAAGGCAACTGTATGAGCGCATCGCCGGTGGCCGGGGCCACCTGACGGTGGTCGGCACGGCAGCGCAAGTGGCGGACCAGATGCAGCTATGGTTCGAGAACGAGGCGGCCGATGGCTTCAACCTGATGCCGCCGACCTTGCCGGGCGGCCTGGACGACCTGCTGGAACTGGTCGTGCCGGAATTGCAGCGCCGCGGGCTGTTCCGCACGGCCTACGACAGCAGCACGCTGCGCGGCCACCTGAAGCTGTAA
- a CDS encoding TonB-dependent receptor encodes MRKQSGRVRFAVGSGLVLSAALAGAAEDDAADAGQGEAVASVTVTATRRSASLQSVPLAVSVVDGERLERSNRTSIDTVVQEVPSATFRQQGGNKDSTLFVRGIGTISTSPGVEPTVSTVVDGVVYARPGQATIDLLDIDRIEVLRGPQGTLFGKNASSGVLNIVSRAASEQSGGFVDASYYQGKEKRVRAGVTGALKPGVLRGAVSAVLSDYDGNVNNVQGGGRVNGYERRGVRGRLDFTPNADLDIALIADYLKSDSTPTQTVYRQSSAAFAQALLPVVAGVENRQVNADLVNAIADINKGISAQVEWRRDGYTVTFITALRDWDNTQRTTTSPIGNSADVARVTSAYPATRDIGTLNFRQVSQELRVVSPRGQAVEYVAGAFYLHGRDRETYRRIVTTGVTTSATDSGRADYGIDSDSYALFGEGTFNLTPAWRLIAGARWTRDELAYDHVRSSTRTVAFPGVQPGTQSAGDTSETGYSGRLGVQHDLAANATAYATWSRGYKGPAYNVFFNMLPRDALALAPETSNSFEAGIKGSAFERRLTVNVALFHAGYANYQANFYDTVAGAVVTRLINAGDVSTRGAEIDVSARPTHRVTVSAALAYTDARIDRFNCPPAAAASCNLNGRTLPFAPHFKSFVRAAYALPLANGWNADVSADYSYQTRTQYDLFQSPDAIQPAYGIVNAAIELSSSANGWKVALVGKNLADKSYATNLVSATGYVTRAVPRDDRRYFGITARKEF; translated from the coding sequence ATGAGGAAGCAGTCGGGAAGGGTCCGGTTCGCGGTCGGTAGCGGCTTGGTGTTGAGTGCGGCACTGGCGGGAGCCGCGGAAGACGATGCGGCTGACGCCGGCCAGGGCGAGGCCGTCGCCAGCGTGACGGTGACGGCCACGCGCCGCAGCGCGTCATTGCAGTCGGTACCGCTGGCGGTGTCGGTGGTCGATGGCGAACGGCTCGAGCGCAGCAACCGCACCAGCATCGATACGGTGGTGCAGGAAGTGCCGAGCGCGACGTTCCGCCAGCAGGGCGGTAACAAGGATTCCACCCTGTTCGTCCGGGGGATCGGTACCATCTCGACCTCGCCCGGCGTGGAACCGACCGTGTCCACGGTGGTGGACGGCGTCGTCTACGCGCGCCCGGGCCAGGCCACGATCGACCTGCTCGACATCGATCGCATCGAAGTGCTGCGCGGGCCGCAGGGCACGCTGTTCGGCAAGAACGCATCGTCCGGCGTGCTCAATATCGTCAGCCGCGCGGCCAGCGAGCAGTCCGGCGGCTTTGTCGACGCGTCCTACTACCAGGGCAAGGAAAAGCGCGTGCGCGCCGGCGTCACCGGGGCATTGAAGCCGGGTGTGCTGCGTGGCGCGGTCAGCGCCGTTTTGTCCGACTACGACGGCAACGTCAACAATGTGCAGGGCGGCGGCAGGGTCAACGGCTACGAGCGGCGCGGCGTGCGCGGCCGGCTCGACTTCACGCCGAACGCCGACCTCGATATCGCGCTGATCGCGGATTACCTGAAGTCGGACAGCACGCCCACGCAGACGGTGTATCGCCAGAGCAGCGCGGCCTTTGCGCAGGCGCTGCTGCCCGTCGTCGCCGGCGTCGAGAACCGCCAGGTCAACGCCGACCTGGTCAACGCCATCGCCGACATCAACAAGGGCATCTCGGCCCAGGTCGAATGGCGCCGCGATGGCTACACGGTCACGTTCATCACGGCCTTGCGCGACTGGGACAATACGCAGCGCACGACCACTTCCCCGATCGGCAACAGCGCCGACGTCGCGCGCGTGACGAGCGCCTATCCGGCCACGCGCGACATTGGCACGCTCAACTTCCGCCAGGTATCGCAGGAGCTGCGCGTGGTGTCGCCGCGCGGACAGGCCGTCGAATACGTGGCCGGCGCGTTCTACCTGCATGGGCGCGATCGCGAAACGTACCGACGTATCGTCACCACCGGCGTCACCACGAGCGCCACCGACAGCGGTCGCGCCGACTACGGCATCGACAGCGACAGCTACGCGCTGTTCGGCGAAGGCACCTTCAACCTGACGCCGGCGTGGCGCCTGATCGCCGGCGCGCGCTGGACGCGCGACGAGCTGGCCTACGATCACGTCCGCAGCTCGACACGCACGGTGGCCTTCCCCGGCGTACAGCCGGGCACGCAAAGCGCTGGCGACACGTCCGAGACGGGTTACTCGGGCCGGCTGGGCGTGCAGCACGACCTGGCCGCCAACGCGACGGCGTACGCGACCTGGTCGCGTGGCTACAAGGGGCCGGCCTATAACGTGTTCTTCAACATGCTGCCGCGCGATGCACTGGCGCTGGCCCCCGAGACGTCGAACTCGTTCGAGGCCGGCATCAAGGGCAGCGCGTTCGAGCGCCGGTTGACTGTCAACGTGGCGTTGTTCCATGCCGGGTACGCGAACTACCAGGCCAATTTCTACGACACCGTGGCCGGTGCCGTCGTCACGCGCCTCATCAACGCGGGCGACGTCTCCACGCGCGGCGCCGAGATCGACGTCAGCGCGCGGCCAACCCATCGCGTCACCGTCAGCGCCGCGCTGGCCTACACGGACGCGCGCATCGACCGGTTCAACTGCCCGCCGGCCGCCGCCGCATCCTGCAACCTGAACGGCAGGACGCTGCCGTTCGCGCCGCACTTCAAGAGCTTCGTGCGCGCAGCGTACGCGCTGCCGCTGGCGAACGGCTGGAACGCCGACGTCAGCGCCGATTACTCGTACCAGACGCGCACGCAATACGACCTGTTCCAGTCGCCCGATGCGATCCAGCCGGCCTACGGCATCGTCAACGCGGCCATCGAGCTCTCGTCGTCCGCCAATGGCTGGAAGGTGGCGCTGGTCGGCAAGAACCTGGCCGACAAGTCGTATGCGACGAACCTCGTCAGCGCCACCGGTTACGTCACGCGCGCGGTGCCGCGCGACGATCGCCGCTACTTCGGCATCACGGCGCGCAAGGAGTTCTGA
- a CDS encoding LacI family DNA-binding transcriptional regulator, translated as MNQPAPRKRRGAGRATIHDVARLAGVGSITVSRYLKKNGYVSAELGARIDAAVAQLNYVPNLVAGGLASARGKIVGMVIPNISGPIFAPTIQSFSDTLNRHGYQVLLASSYFSAEQEENAVRTFLGWSPAALVVTGRFHTKGTEALLTGAGVPVVETWDYHPRRKPIQVGYSNAEVGAQSARYLLDKGYRRIAYVLNSAAGDLSAVDRRDGYAAILREHGLEPWTYTPTEPAPFDAGRQALEALTRGRRKADAIVFANDNLAAGALLASQRAGMHVPEQCALMGFGDYAFSPLLLPSLTTIRPPGREIGELAARRILQALGELEPDRRNGRLNLLDCELLARESA; from the coding sequence ATGAACCAACCCGCCCCACGCAAACGCCGCGGCGCCGGCCGCGCGACGATCCACGACGTGGCCCGGCTGGCCGGCGTCGGCTCCATCACCGTGTCGCGCTACCTGAAGAAGAACGGTTACGTGTCGGCCGAACTGGGCGCGCGCATCGACGCCGCCGTGGCGCAGCTGAACTACGTACCGAACCTCGTCGCCGGCGGCCTCGCTTCGGCGCGTGGCAAGATCGTCGGCATGGTCATTCCGAACATCTCCGGTCCCATTTTCGCCCCCACCATCCAGAGCTTTTCCGACACGCTCAATCGTCATGGCTACCAGGTGCTGCTGGCGTCGAGCTACTTCTCGGCGGAGCAGGAGGAAAACGCCGTGCGCACGTTTCTCGGCTGGTCGCCGGCGGCGCTGGTCGTCACGGGCCGCTTCCACACCAAGGGCACGGAAGCGTTGCTGACCGGCGCTGGCGTTCCCGTCGTCGAGACCTGGGACTACCATCCGCGCCGCAAGCCGATCCAGGTGGGCTACTCGAATGCCGAGGTGGGCGCGCAATCGGCGCGCTATCTGCTGGACAAGGGTTACCGCCGCATCGCCTATGTGCTCAACAGCGCGGCGGGCGACCTGAGCGCGGTGGACCGGCGCGACGGCTACGCCGCCATACTGCGCGAGCACGGCCTGGAACCGTGGACCTACACGCCGACGGAACCGGCGCCGTTCGACGCGGGCCGCCAGGCACTGGAGGCGCTGACCCGTGGCCGGCGCAAGGCCGATGCCATCGTGTTCGCCAACGACAACCTCGCCGCCGGCGCCCTGCTGGCGTCGCAGCGCGCCGGCATGCACGTGCCCGAACAGTGCGCGCTGATGGGCTTCGGCGATTACGCGTTCTCGCCACTGCTGTTGCCCAGCCTGACGACGATCCGCCCGCCCGGCCGCGAGATCGGCGAACTGGCCGCGCGCCGCATCCTGCAGGCGTTGGGTGAGCTCGAGCCGGACCGGCGCAACGGCCGCTTGAATTTGCTCGACTGCGAGCTGCTGGCGCGCGAGAGCGCCTGA
- a CDS encoding sulfonate ABC transporter substrate-binding protein: MQRLLTLFFTLMLAGTAHAADTLRIGFQKGGGLLTLLKQQGAVEKALPGTTVRWIEFPTGPQLLEALNAGSIDFGTTGAPPPIFAQAAGIDVVYVGAEPPPVQGEAIVVKPGSPIRTVAQLKGKKVVFAKGSGSHLLLVAALNRAGLSLRDVQPVFLGPAEARAAFDGGSVDAWVVWDPYLAAAQKAYHARVVADYTGLPQANGFYLASRALTQRSPRTIGVLLEQIAAAGQWANTHQQEMIALMAPQVGVPADVIATWLGRAHAGVTPVTPAIAANQQRVADLFYREKLIPRPVTVAGQVWSWQRR; this comes from the coding sequence ATGCAACGACTGCTTACCCTGTTCTTCACCCTCATGTTGGCCGGCACCGCCCACGCCGCGGACACGCTGCGGATCGGCTTCCAGAAAGGGGGCGGCCTGCTGACGCTGCTCAAGCAGCAAGGCGCCGTCGAGAAGGCGCTGCCCGGCACCACGGTGCGCTGGATCGAATTCCCGACCGGACCGCAGTTGCTGGAGGCGCTCAACGCCGGCAGCATCGACTTCGGCACGACCGGCGCCCCGCCGCCCATCTTCGCGCAGGCCGCGGGCATCGATGTCGTTTACGTGGGCGCGGAGCCGCCGCCCGTGCAGGGCGAGGCCATCGTCGTCAAGCCGGGCTCGCCGATCCGCACCGTCGCCCAGCTGAAGGGCAAGAAGGTGGTGTTCGCCAAGGGCTCCGGTTCGCACCTGCTGCTGGTGGCGGCGCTGAACCGGGCCGGCTTGTCGCTGCGCGATGTGCAGCCGGTGTTCCTGGGTCCTGCGGAGGCGCGCGCCGCCTTCGATGGCGGCAGCGTGGACGCGTGGGTGGTGTGGGACCCGTACCTGGCGGCGGCGCAGAAGGCCTACCACGCGCGCGTCGTGGCGGACTACACCGGCCTGCCGCAGGCCAACGGCTTCTACCTGGCCTCGCGCGCCTTGACGCAGCGCTCACCGCGCACGATCGGCGTGCTGCTGGAGCAGATCGCGGCGGCGGGGCAGTGGGCCAATACACACCAGCAAGAGATGATCGCGCTGATGGCGCCGCAGGTAGGCGTGCCGGCGGATGTCATCGCGACGTGGCTGGGCCGCGCGCATGCGGGCGTGACGCCGGTGACGCCCGCCATCGCGGCCAACCAGCAGCGGGTGGCCGACCTGTTCTACCGCGAGAAGCTGATTCCGCGGCCGGTGACGGTGGCTGGGCAGGTGTGGAGCTGGCAGCGCAGGTGA
- a CDS encoding DUF971 domain-containing protein — translation MPACTGLTVHNKSRVLEIGFDDDRTFNIPLELLRVYSPSAEVRGHGAGQEVLQVGKRDVTLLDLQPVGNYAVKPTFSDGHDSGLYTWEYLYDLGANLEERWADYMARLHAAGFDGDSGREPGTVLPGAAGKPHACGHHH, via the coding sequence ATGCCTGCCTGCACCGGCCTGACCGTCCACAACAAATCGCGCGTCCTCGAGATCGGCTTCGACGACGACCGCACGTTCAACATCCCGCTGGAGCTGCTGCGGGTGTATTCGCCATCGGCCGAAGTGCGCGGCCACGGCGCCGGCCAGGAAGTGCTGCAGGTCGGCAAGCGCGACGTCACCCTGCTGGACCTGCAACCGGTCGGCAACTACGCCGTCAAGCCCACGTTCAGCGACGGCCACGATTCGGGCCTGTACACCTGGGAATATCTGTACGACCTGGGCGCGAACCTCGAGGAGCGCTGGGCCGACTACATGGCCCGCCTGCATGCCGCAGGCTTCGACGGCGACAGTGGGCGCGAGCCGGGCACGGTGCTGCCGGGCGCCGCCGGCAAGCCGCACGCCTGCGGCCATCACCACTGA
- a CDS encoding HIT family protein, which yields MSACDLCQLLAAPPAGAVVWQDDRLAVVAVDEPGYPGFTRVVWKAHVKEMTDLAPAERAHVMAAVFAVEEAQRAVMAPDKVNLASFGNMTPHVHWHVIPRYTDDAHFPNPTWGARQRDALPEALQARAALLPRLHAAIIDQLK from the coding sequence GTGAGCGCGTGCGACCTGTGCCAGCTGTTGGCGGCGCCGCCCGCCGGCGCGGTCGTCTGGCAGGATGACCGGCTGGCGGTGGTCGCCGTCGACGAGCCGGGCTACCCCGGCTTCACGCGCGTGGTCTGGAAGGCGCACGTCAAGGAGATGACGGACCTGGCGCCGGCCGAGCGCGCGCACGTGATGGCGGCGGTCTTCGCCGTCGAGGAGGCCCAACGCGCGGTCATGGCGCCCGATAAGGTCAACCTGGCCAGCTTCGGCAACATGACGCCGCACGTGCACTGGCATGTCATCCCGCGTTACACTGACGACGCGCACTTCCCGAACCCCACGTGGGGTGCGCGCCAGCGCGACGCGTTGCCCGAGGCGCTGCAAGCGCGTGCCGCTTTGCTGCCTCGGCTGCACGCGGCCATCATCGACCAACTGAAATGA